The following coding sequences lie in one Salarias fasciatus chromosome 7 unlocalized genomic scaffold, fSalaFa1.1 super_scaffold_4, whole genome shotgun sequence genomic window:
- the ddx54 gene encoding ATP-dependent RNA helicase DDX54 codes for MAQRKKRLMKKKRHAEADSDSGDFELAAQIGDDDSPGRKLPRFPAASDCLSDVEPDTRELVRAQNKKKKKSGGFQSMGLSYPVFKGVMKKGYKVPTPIQRKTIPVILDGKDVVAMARTGSGKTAAFLVPMFERLKAPQAQTGARALILTPTRELALQTMKFTKELGKFTGLKTALILGGDRMDDQFAALHENPDIIIGTPGRLMHVVTEMDLKLHAVEYVVFDEADRLFELGFAEQLQEIIRRLPDTRQTLLFSATLPKLLVEFARAGLTEPVLIRLDVDSKLSDQIKLSFFYLRADDKPALLLHLLRNVVKPQEQTVVFAATKHHVEYLKELLSSEGVDCAYIYSALDQTARKINIGKFVHRKAMVLIVTDVAARGIDIPLLDNVVNYNFPSKAKLFLHRVGRVGRAGRSGATFSMVCPDEMPFVYDLHLFLGRPVQFAAPGHPEDSDGVFGRVPQSILDDEAAHLITAHENSLDLYNMQRVSENAYKQYLKSRPSPSPESIRRVKSLDLSNMAVHPLLGSGLEKSELERLQMVDAIKGYKSKSTIFEINSSSKTPAGEVMRAKRSRDTRLVDRFSRQREEGAAAESRPGGPAGSGGPVGSGGPGGSQDAEDAADATHHEDEDDNEDQEDLQGVFSAVVGVKRKGSQDDAGEPPKNKRSKKGRQTGKDEEFYVPYRPKDFNSERGLSLAGEGTAFEQQASSAVLDLMGDEGDRLNQHKKMMKWDRKKKRFVRETGKEDQKKKIRTESGQVISAKSSKKNFYEEWKKKYKIDDAGSDGETGGGGGRRPAGGRGRGRGRRGPAAPQTAGGQRVRSELKSSQQILKQRKKKQKQQFVQSGGVKKLRAKNRQFAGDVKRSGFGRGAHKKGKMRKKL; via the exons ATggctcagaggaagaagaggctgatgaagaagaagaggcacGCGGAGGCGGACTCGGACAGCGGAGACTTCGAGCTGGCTGCTCAGATCGGAGACGATGACAGT CCCGGCAGGAAGCTTCCTCGGTTCCCCGCGGCCTCGGACTGCCTGTCGGACGTGGAGCCGGACACCAGGGAGCTGGTCCGGGCgcagaacaagaagaagaagaagtctggAGGCTTCCAGTCCATGG gtCTCAGTTACCCCGTTTTCAAAGGCGTCATGAAGAAGGGCTACAAAGTCCCGACGCCCATCCAGAGGaag acCATCCCCGTCATCCTGGACGGGAAGGACGTGGTGGCCATGGCTCGCACCGGCAGCGGGAAGACGGCCGCCTTCCTCGTGCCCATGTTCGAGAGGCTGAAGGCCCCCCAGGCCCAGACGGGGGCCCGGGCCCTCATCCTGACCCCCACCAGGGAGCTGGCCCTGCAGACCATGAAGTTCACCAAAGAG CTGGGGAAGTTCACCGGCCTGAAGACCGCCCTCATCCTGGGGGGGGACAG GATGGACGACCAGTTCGCCGCCCTCCATGAAAACCCCGACAT AATCATCGGCACCCCGGGTCGCCTCATGCACGTGGTGACCGAGATGGACCTGAAGCTGCACGCCGTGGAGTACGTGGTTTTCGACGAGGCCGACAg GCTGTTCGAGTTGGGCTTCGCCGAGCAGCTCCAGGAGATCATCCGGCGCCTCCCAGACACCCGGCAGACGCTGCTGTTCTCCGCCACTCTGCCCAAACTGCTGGTGGAGTTCGCCCGAGCCG GTCTGACTGAACCGGTCCTGATTCGTCTGGATGTGGACTCCAAACTCAGCGACCAGATCAAG CTGTCGTTCTTCTACCTGCGAGCCGACGACAAGCCggcgctgctgctccacctgctgaggAACGTGGTGAAGCCGCAGGAGCAGACGGTGGTGTTCGCCGCCACCAAGCACCACGTGGAATACCTGAAGGAG ctgctgtcctctgaaGGCGTGGACTGCGCCTACATCTACAGCGCCCTGGACCAGACGGCCAGGAAGATCAACATCGGTAAATTCGTGCACCGTAAAGCCATGGTGCTGATCGTGACGGACGTGGCGGCCCGCGGCATCGACATCCCCCTGCTGGACAACGTCGTCAACTACAACTTCCCGTCCAAAGCCAAGCTCTTCCTGCACCGAGTCG gtCGCGTGGGCCGAGCCGGGCGCAGCGGCGCCACCTTCAGCATGGTGTGTCCCGACGAGATGCCCTTCGTTTACGACCTGCACCTCTTCCTGGGAAGGCCGGTTCAGTTCGCGGCGCCGGGTCATCCTGAGG ACTCGGACGGCGTGTTCGGCCGGGTCCCTCAGAGCATTCTGGACGATGAAGCGGCCCACCTGATCACGGCTCACGAGAACTCCCTGGACCTGTACAACATGCAGCGCGTCTCGGAGAACGCCTACAAGCAGTACCTCAAGTCCCGGCCCAGCCCGTCCCCCGAGTCCATCCGGCGGGTGAAGAGCCTCGACCTGTCCAACATGGCCGTCCACCCGCTGCTCG GTTCCGGTTTGGAGAAATCAGAACTGGAGCGTCTTCAGATGGTCGACGCCATTAAAGGCTACAAGTCTAAATCA ACCATCTTCGAAATCAACTCCAGCAGTAAGACCCCGGCCGGCGAGGTGATGCGGGCCAAGCGGTCCCGGGACACGCGCCTGGTGGACCGGTTCAgcaggcagagggaggagggcgcCGCCGCAGAGAGCCGGCCTGGGGGGCCTGCGGGGTCTGGGGGGCCTGTGGGGTCTGGGGGGCCTGGGGGTTCTCAGGATGCAGAGGACGCCGCGGACGCCACACACCACGAGGACGAAGACGACAATGAAGACCAGGAGGATTTACAG GGGGTGTTCTCAGCAGTGGTGGGGGTGAAGAGGAAAGGTTCACAGGACGACGCCGGAGAACCACCGAAGAACAAGAGGAGCAAGAAGGGCCGACAGACGGGGAAAGACGAGGAGTTCTACGTCCCGTACAGACCCAAAGACTTCAACTCCGAGAGAGG gcTGAGTCTGGCAGGGGAGGGCACGGCGTTCGAGCAGCAGGCCTCCTCGGCCGTCCTGGACCTGATGGGGGACGAGGGCGACCGGCTCAACCAGCACAAGAAGATGATGAAGTG GGATCGGAAAAAGAAGCGTTTCGTGAGAGAAACGGGGAAGGaggaccagaagaagaagatccgAACGGAGAGCGGCCAGGTGATCAGCGCcaagagcagcaagaagaacTT CTATGAGGAGTGGAAGAAGAAATACAAGATCGACGACGCCGGATCGGATGGAGAAacgggcggaggaggagggaggagaccagcaggag GTCGTGGCCGTGGCCGCGGCCGCCGAGGTCCGGCGGCACCGCAGACGGCCGGCGGGCAGCGGGTCCGCTCCGAGCTGAAGAGCAGCCAGCAGATCCTGAAGCAGcggaagaagaagcagaagcagcagttcGTGCAGAGCGGCGGCGTCAAGAAGCTCCGCGCCAAAAACAGGCAGTTCGCCGGAGACGTGAAGCGGTCGGGGTTCGGACGCGGCGCCCACAAGAAGGGCAAGATGAGGAAGAAACTGTGA